The Gemmatimonadota bacterium genome has a segment encoding these proteins:
- a CDS encoding nuclear transport factor 2 family protein, giving the protein MRSLEAFLGAQERGFRESQRMGERLQKVRIDRRGRIAMVAADFEYWNNDTTRRGTLVLAAVHVREGWRFQSLVFSYPD; this is encoded by the coding sequence GTGCGATCGCTGGAGGCATTCCTCGGCGCGCAAGAGCGCGGGTTCCGGGAGTCGCAACGCATGGGCGAGCGGCTGCAGAAGGTGCGCATCGACCGTCGCGGTCGCATCGCCATGGTCGCCGCCGACTTTGAGTACTGGAACAACGACACCACACGGCGTGGGACGCTGGTGCTCGCGGCCGTGCACGTGCGCGAGGGGTGGCGCTTTCAATCGTTGGTGTTCTCCTACCCCGACTGA